In one Acipenser ruthenus chromosome 10, fAciRut3.2 maternal haplotype, whole genome shotgun sequence genomic region, the following are encoded:
- the LOC117402876 gene encoding serine/threonine-protein kinase N2-like isoform X3 — protein MIQMYSNGSSKDRKLLGTAQQMLQDSKTKMEVIRMQILKAIQTSEMAFDSTEGIVSTAKPVISPLELRIEELRHHFRIEYAVAEGAKNVIKLLGSGKVTDKKALSEAQARFNESSQKLDLLKYSLEQRLNELPKNHPSTSIIIEELSLVASPILSPRHSIISTQNQYSTVAKPAALTGTLDVRLMGCQDLLENVPGRLKTTSVPLPGWSPSEARSSFMSRTTKNRSGSSRNLSKTDDLSNEISAVLKLDNTVVGQTGWKPISNQSWDQKFTLELDRSRELEMSVYWRDWRSLCAVKFLRLEDFLDNQRHGMVLYLEPQGTLFAEVTFFNPVIERRPKLQRQKKIFSKQQGKTFLRAPQMNINIATWGRLVRRAIPSINNSGTFSPQVQVPAAVPGDTLVPESPSSPSDSTVTKLEFEQEPPPTPKRHSSVAEIRESMPEIKIADCMQIQDALATFDFLNDRNSTVPRPETQVIAENEVKQPDLELMTIPEPTDSRVQQRFQFGLSDFHCVAVLGRGHFGKVLLAEYKNTGEMFAIKALKKGDIVAREEVDSLMCEKRIFETVNCVRHPFLVNLFACFQTKDHVCFVMEYAAGGDLMMHIHADVFCEPRAVFYAACVVLGLQFLHEHKIVYRDLKLDNLLLDTEGYVKIADFGLCKEGMGFGDRTSTFCGTPEFLAPEVLTETSYTRAVDWWGLGVLIFEMLVGESPFPGDDEEEVFDSIVNDEVRYPRFLSTEAISIMRRLLRRNPERRLGAGEKDAEEVKKHPFFRNVDWNGLLSKKVKPPFVPTIKGSVDVSNFDDEFTSEAPILTPPREPRVLTAREQEMFQDFDYIADWC, from the exons GATCGTAAACTGCTTGGAACTGCACAACAAATGCTCCAAGACAGCAAGACAAAAATGGAAGTCATCAGGATGCAAATTCTGAAAGCAATCCAGACTAGTGAAATGGCCTTTGATAGTACGGAAGGTATA GTTTCCACAGCCAAACCTGTGATCAGCCCGCTTGAGTTGCGGATAGAGGAACTGAGACACCACTTCCGGATAGAATACGCAGTAGCAGAAGGAGCCAAGAATGTCATCAAGCTGCTTGGATCTGGAAAAGTCACTGACAAGAAAGCACTTTCTGAa GCTCAAGCTAGATTTAATGAGTCAAGCCAGAAATTAGACCTTTTAAAATACTCATTGGAGCAAAGGTTGAATGAGCTTCCCAAAAACCACCCGAGTACCAGTATTATAATAGAAGAACTATCTTTGGTAGCATCGCCAATATTAAGCCCTCGACACAGTATCATTTCTACacaaaatcaatacagcacagtcgCCAAACCGGCCGCATTAACAG gtaCCCTAGACGTCAGACTAATGGGCTGCCAAGACCTTTTGGAGAATGTACCCGGCCGATTAAAAACTACATCTGTTCCTCTACCGGGTTGGAGCCCAAGTGAAGCCAGGTCTTCCTTTATGAGTAGAACTACCAAAAATAGGAGTGGAAGCAGTCGAAACCTTTCGAAAACAGATGACTTGTCCA atGAGATCAGTGCTGTATTGAAGTTGGACAACACAGTTGTTGGGCAGACTGGCTGGAAACCTATTTCTAATCAATCGTGGGATCAGAAGTTTACACTGGAGCTGGATCGG TCGCGTGAATTAGAAATGTCTGTGTATTGGCGAGACTGGCGGTCACTTTGCGCTGTCAAGTTTCTGCGGTTAGAGGATTTCCTTGACAATCAGCGGCATGGAATGGTTCTGTACCTTGAACCTCAGGGTACGCTCTTTGCAGAG gttaCATTTTTTAACCCTGTTATTGAAAGGAGACCAAAACTTCAAAGGCAGAAAAAGATCTTTTCGAAGCAACAAG GCAAAACATTTCTGCGAGCCCCTCaaatgaatattaatattgcaaCATGGGGAAGACTGGTGAGGAGAGCAATCCCCTCAATAAATAACTCTGGCACATTTAGCCCTCAGGTTCAAGTGCCTGCAGCAGTGCCAGGGGATACACTGGTCCCAGAATCCCCTTCGTCACCGAG TGACTCAACAGTGACAAAATTAGAATTTGAACAGGAACCCCCTCCAACTCCTAAGAGACATTCCTCTGTGGCTGAGATTAGAGAGTCCATGCCAGAAATTAAGATTGCAGACTGCATGCAGATACAG GATGCATTAGCAACGTTTGACTTCCTGAATGACAGAAATAGCACTGTACCCAGACCAGAGACACAAGTTATTGCTGAGAATGAAGTTAAGCAGCCAGATTTGGAGTTAATGACCATTCCAGAACCTACAGATAGCAG GGTGCAGCAAAGATTTCAGTTCGGCCTCAGTGATTTCCATTGTGTTGCAGTGCTGGGCCGTGGGCATTTTGGAAAG GTGCTGCTTGCcgaatacaaaaacacaggagaAATGTTTGCCATCAAAGCCTTAAAGAAAGGGGACATTGTAGCGCGTGAAGAGGTAGACAG CCTTATGTGTGAAAAGAGAATCTTCGAAACTGTGAACTGTGTCCGGCATCCGTTTTTGGTGAACCTTTTTGCCTGTTTCCAAACCAAAGATCATGTATGTTTTGTCATGGAATATGCTGCTGGAGGAGATCTTATGATGCACATTCATGCAGATGTGTTTTGTGAACCTAGGGCTGT GTTTTATGCTGCTTGTGTTGTCCTTGGTTTGCAGTTTTTGCACGAACATAAGATAGTGTACAG agATTTAAAGCTGGATAACCTGCTGCTTGACACTGAAGGTTATGTAAAGATTGCCGACTTCGGCCTTTGCAAAGAAG GTATGGGATTTGGAGATCGTACAAGTACGTTTTGTGGTACTCCGGAGTTTCTTGCTCCAGAAGTTTTAACGGAAACATCTTACACACGGGCAGTGGATTGGTGGGGACTTGGTGTACTTATCTTTGAGATGTTAGTTGGTGAG TCTCCTTTCCCAGGTGATGATGAAGAGGAGGTGTTCGACAGTATCGTTAATGACGAAGTCCGCTACCCAAGATTCCTGTCTACTGAAGCCATCTCCATAATGAGAAGG TTGCTGAGGAGAAATCCAGAAAGACGTCTTGGAGCAGGGGAAAAAGATGCTGAAGAAGTGAAAAAGCATCCTTTTTTCCGA AACGTTGATTGGAATGGTCTGTTATCAAAGAAGGTGAAGCCTCCATTTGTACCTACAATTAAAGGCAGTGTTGACGTCAGTAACTTCGATGATGAATTCACCTCGGAAGCGCCCATTCTGACCCCACCTCGGGAGCCCAGGGTCCTTACAGCGCGCGAGCAAGAAATGTTCCAAGATTTTGATTATATAGCGGACTGGTGTTAG